One genomic segment of Numida meleagris isolate 19003 breed g44 Domestic line unplaced genomic scaffold, NumMel1.0 unplaced_Scaffold394, whole genome shotgun sequence includes these proteins:
- the LOC110391520 gene encoding uncharacterized protein LOC110391520, with product MRSSQKLRARAPQATPYVRAWRRPPTSGAAVPAAAMFLQCYCDERGQRVYTLKPPPPVPGWRRCASWSRPAAGPTRRSPARSRRPPPAPARRRRTAPRAPARRRRRRAVSAILAAGGIYRGGGGAWPRSPLPSGPAPPRPSPAPPAGPAPCDRNLALFEDELATRPRVPALLRRIAYSSLSPGSEDGQPPVRASGGRGGPRVPPVQGLEGAGGVRGVPRCPRGVPRAMGEDPGDGDGGCRG from the exons ATGCGTTCCTCTCAAAAGCTTCGCGCGCGCGCGCCTCAGGCCACGCCCTACGTACGAGCGTGGCGACGCCCCCCCACTTCCGGTGCAGCCGTCCCCGCCGCCGCCATGTTCCTGCAGTGCTACTGCGATGAGCGCGGGCAGCGCGTGTACACGTTAAAG ccccccccccccgttccCGGATGGCGGCGGTGCGCTTCGTGGTCACGCCCAGCCGCGGGGCCGACGCGTCGGAGTCCAGCCCGGAGCCGCCGTCCGCCTCCAGCTCCCGCCCGCCGCCGTCGGACAGCTCCCCGAGCCCCAGCGAGACGTCGGCGCCGCCGCGCGGTGAGCGCCATCTTGGCGGCGGGGGGTATATAtagaggtggggggggggcgTGGCCTCGCTCACCGCTCCCCTCAGGCCCCGCCCCCCCGCGGCCGAGCCCCGCCCCTcccgccggccccgcccccTGTGACCGCAACCTGGCGCTCTTCGAG GATGAGCTGGCCACCCGCCCCCGCGTGCCCGCCCTGCTGCGCCGCATCGCGTACAGCAGCCTCAGCCCCGGCAGCGAGGACGGGCAGCCCCCGGTGAGGGCGTctggggggcgggggggtcCTCGGGTGCCCCCAGTGCAGGGTCTCGAGGGCGCGGGGGGGGTCCGGGGGGTCCCCAGATGTCCCCGAGGGGTTCCCCGAGCGATGGGTGAGGATCCAGGGGACGGCGATGGGGGATGCAGGGGATAA
- the METTL17 gene encoding methyltransferase-like protein 17, mitochondrial, which translates to MAAPMWTRRLLRPALGARGESRRKHAGAVHPGVLQLPPALARAAQSLLQEEGWSREQAEALGTRLWGHRPPELWGAEKTQQNPEPQVRYTAELARAYLAVRLERDHAAVGRALHEIRLRAPAFTPHTLLDFGSGLGTACWAAHELWGRSLRQFLCVGTATAMRELGERLRHGGAATGPAHFGPVLARPSLPAEHKVQWDLVVGCYALGGLRGREARAGIVRGLWRRSATFLVLVEHGTRAGHRLLMEARDVLLQDPDGDSVEIFAPCPHRQPCPRLRQDRACAFAQRYQPLPLHGHPPDPARELVSFLITRRVGSPASVTPPEESVMTSPEDLMTSPPGGWARVTAPVHPRPRHVPLSLCCPDGALRRMTVTAARHGRLLYRQARASRWGDLLPLPGDVESDVTPTKAIKSSEK; encoded by the exons ATGGCGGCGCCCATGTGGACCAGGCGGCTGCTGCGGCCCGCTTTGGGCGCGCGGGGAGAGTCGAGACGCAAG CACGCGGGTGCTGTGCACCCCGGggtcctgcagctgcccccGGCCCTGGCTcgagcagcacagagccttctgcaggaggaag GCTGGAGCCGGGAGCAGGCGGAGGCGCTGGGAACGCGGCTATGGGGGCACCGCCCCCCCG agcTTTGGGGTGCGGAGAAGACGCAGCAGAACCCAGAACCCCAAGTGAG GTACACGGCGGAGCTGGCACGCGCATACCTGGCGGTGCGGTTGGAGCGGGACCACGCGGCCGTGGGGCGCGCGCTGCATGAG ATCCGGCTCCGTGCCCCAGCTTTCACCCCACACACGCTGCTGGACTTCGGCTCTGGGCTGGGCACCGCGTGCTG GGCGGCCCACGAGCTGTGGGGCCGCAGCCTGCGTCAGTTCCTCTGCGTGGGGACGGCCACGGCCATGCGGGAGCTGGGAGAGCGCCTGCGGCACG GAGGAGCTGCCACAGGCCCCGCCCACTTCGGCCCGGTCTTAGCCCGCCCctccctgccagcagagcacaaGGT GCAGTGGGACCTGGTGGTCGGCTGCTACGCCCTGGGGGGGCTGCGAGGCCGCGAGGCGCGGGCAGGGATCGTGCGGGGGCTGTGGAGGAGGAGCGCGACCTTCCTG GTGCTGGTGGAGCACGGGACGCGCGCCGGGCACCGGCTGCTGATGGAGGCGCGGGacgtgctgctgcag GACCCTGACGGTGACAGCGTGGAGATCTTCGCTCCC tgtccccaccGCCAGCCGTGTCCCCGCCTGCGCCAGGACCGCGCCTGCGCCTTCGCCCAGCGGTACCAACCGCTGCCGCTGCACGGA CACCCCCCAGACCCTGCACGCGAGCTGGTTTCCTTCCTGATCACCCGGCGGGTGGGCAGCCCTGCGTCTGTGACGCCACCGGAAGAGAGCGTGATGACGTCACCGGAGGACCTGATGACATCACCACCAGGGGGATGGGCGCGAGTGACAGCTCCCGTGCATCCGCGCCCTCGCCACGTGCCGCTGTCGCTGTGCTGTCCCGACGGGGCCCTGCGGCGGATGACGGTGACAGCAGCGCGACACGGGCG GCTGCTGTACCGTCAGGCACGTGCCAGCCGCTGGGGGGACCTCCTGCCACTGCCCGGTGACGTGGAGAGTGACGTCACGCCCACTAAGGCAATAAAATCCAGTGAAAAGTGA
- the NOP9 gene encoding nucleolar protein 9, whose protein sequence is MVWLIITHLIRIGVSNEFLVFFWLIGIPEEPKAKGAGPQTKGAGPLPKGAELPASFPLLLQRLADAFEQHLPSLLSPPCASLCLQGALQALQHSQSPAAARLCDAVIGLLAPPDHAPGESPLVAVLEDAERGRIMEAVLAAAPPPRLRELFQEQLKGRLLGVACHRLANHGLQRLLDHAPSDVVGVVLEELGPALGEPLARGHHGVAVALVGACGRQAELQQGALRCLFQAFGCWEPPQRRRCCVGALAALQPLEGEDPQPTLGAITPSGSRLLQLLLRFRDPSAVLGGLQALSDAHLQALALSPPGSHVWDAVMASPSVPPRARRRLVRRLKGHFLSLACHRNGSRVLDAILASASAPTRAAIAAELAPQRRALLRDPHGRGVEHRLHLELFLRSRSQWERLWAAPRGLLGALLED, encoded by the exons ATGGTATGGTTAATTATAACACATTTAATTAGAATCGGTGTTTCTAATGAgttcctggtttttttttggttgataGGAATTCCTGAAGAGCCCAAGGCCAAAGGGGCGGGGCCTCAGACCAAGGGGGCGGGGCCACTGCCCAAAGGGGCGGAGCTCCCCGCCTCCTTCCCGCTCCTCCTCCAGCGATTGGCCGATGCCTTTGAGCAGCACCTGCCCT CGCTGCTCTCGCCGCCCTGTGCCAGCCTCTGCCTGCAGGGGGCGCTGCAGGCGCTGCAGCACAGCCAATCACCGGCTGCCGCCCGCCTCTGCGATGCTGTCATTGGTCTGCTCGCCCCGCCTGACCACGCCCCTGGGGAGAG CCCGCTGGTGGCGGTGCTGGAGGACGCTGAGCGCGGCCGCATCATGGAGGCGGTGCTGGCCGCGGCCCCGCCCCCCCGGCTGCGGGAGCTGttccaggagcagctgaagggcCGCCTCCTGGGCGTGGCCTGCCACCGGCTGGCCAATCACGGGCTGCAGCGGCTGCTGGACCACGCCCCCTCGGATGTG GTGGGGgtggtgctggaggagctgggccCCGCCCTCGGGGAGCCCCTGGCCCGGGGTCACCACGGGGTCGCGGTGGCGCTGGTGGGCGCCTGCGGGCGGCAGGCGGAGCTCCAGCAGGGGGCGCTGCGCTGCCTCTTCCAG GCGTTCGGGTGCTGGGAGCCGCCCCAGCGGCGCCGCTGCTGCGTGGGGGCATTGGCAGCGCTGCAGCCCCTGGAGGGGGAGGACCCGCAG CCCACCCTCGGTGCCATCACACCCTCCGGTTCCCGcctccttcagctcctcctgcGCTTCCGGGACCCGTCTGcggtgctgggggggctgcaggcgCTGTCAGACGCCCACCTGCAGGCCTTGGCCCTCAGCCCCCCCGGCAGCCACGTCTGGGACGCTGTCATGGCCAGCCCCTCCGTGCCCCCCCGTGCTCGGCGCCGCCTCGTCCGTAGGCTGAAG GGCCACTTCCTGTCCCTCGCGTGTCACCGCAACGGCAGCCGCGTCCTCGACGCCATCTTGGCCTCGGCCTCCGCCCCCACGCGCGCCGCCATCGCTGCTGAGCTGG CCCCCCAGCGCCGGGCGCTGCTGCGGGACCCCCACGGGCGCGGCGTGGAGCACCGCCTCCACCTGGAGCTGTTCCTGCGCAGCCGCAGCCAATGGGAGCGGCTGTGGGCGGCGCCCcgggggctgctgggagcgCTGCTGGAGGACTGA